DNA from Onthophagus taurus isolate NC chromosome 2, IU_Otau_3.0, whole genome shotgun sequence:
aggTCCTCTCCAGatcaaaaatttcaaccaAGGACTTGTACCAGTTGTAATAGATCGTATACAACGCAATCATCATTTAAAACCCACAAATACAGATGTCCAGCTAACCCACTTATTACAAAGGTTACGGAAAAAATGAGTTGTATCCGTTGTGGGAAAACGTTCCTAAAAAAAGCAgctttttcaaaacattttagaaGATGTCAAAGAGGTAGAACGATACCATGTGATGTATgtcaaaaactatttaaaactGTTGCCGAAAGAAACACACATAAAAAAAGGGTCCACGATGCAGAAAATTGCCAAAAATATCCGTGCGACATTTGCGACCAAACGTTTCGAGATAAGCCAACACTTACGCACCATAAAAAACGTCATTTGAATCAATATGATTTTACATGTGATGAATGTGGGGAGCAATTTGTCGTGAAGAGCTCGTTTGAGtatcatattttatcaaaacataaaGGTGTCAGACATGCTTGTAAAGATTGTGGAAAAATATTCACTACTGAATGGTATCTTAGAGAGCATTCTGTCAAACATAACGATGATTACGAGCAACAATATTTTTCATGTTCTGAATgtgaaaaaaagtttatgGTGAAAAGTAGTTTAAACCAACATATTAAACGTGTCCATTGTGGCAAAGGTTTAAGCATATGTGAAATATGCGGTAAAGCTGTGACATCAAAGACAAGCTTACGCGATCATATAATGATTCACACTGGTGAAAAACCATTCAAGTGTGAAGTGTGCAAGAAACCATTTAAAACGAAGAACTTATTAAAGATCCACGTGAGAACCCATACTAATAGTAAACCGTTTGTTTGCAACATATGTGAAAAGGCATTTACACAAAGAACATCTTTAGTTGTTCATATCAGGCAACATACTGGAGAGAAACCTTATCCTTGCGTAGTTTGTAATAGAAGATTTTATACTAGTTCTTCATTAAAAGTTCATTCGAAAAGTCATGGTGTACCTTTAAGTGATATTTAAAGTATTGTAACATTGAtgtgaataataaaatattttcaatataaattgTGTTGTGTAATTTATACTAGGTCAACTGATAAATAAGATACTGACTATATTCGTAAAcaactattaaaatataacGAAGGTCTTTAATGATGTAAACATTCAATCACAAGgtaatgttataaatttgctttaagaTATGTTGAAACGTAAATCACTTCTGATATATTTTAGGTGGAAATTATGCAGAAACATCCGCAAATAGGAAAGGTTCGTTTTCTCTCTAAGTCCAAACATTATCGCAGAATTCTGCTGGTACCATTGCGTACTAAAGTTGATTTGGAGGAAGACttgaaagaaactttaaagacaaaaaaatCACACCAAAAAGAGGAAGACTTGAAAGAGACtggttatagaagaaaaaaattgagaaagaAGAGGGCTGGG
Protein-coding regions in this window:
- the LOC111428766 gene encoding gastrula zinc finger protein XlCGF26.1-like isoform X8 codes for the protein MMGTMSSIKEIMQFCRLCLVKDQVNVSIFEEHGDTRDVKRKISECLPVTVSEEDSLPKKICDGCLYKLELLYQFRTTCVSAEKQLQVWIAELNNSESKEDQDLKLQHSQTSVKEEIFDATDHPDNSEYVIEEQHISYEEGDIPYNESQDDNDDGDATNSSDDEPLAKRRKRFLEEQVQTDDTLKTADNKMAITKLEHESDDENVDDPEPNFVSVGTSDDQQPGPSGLNKMSATTTNAEMPSSPDQKFQPRTCTSCNRSYTTQSSFKTHKYRCPANPLITKVTEKMSCIRCGKTFLKKAAFSKHFRRCQRGRTIPCDVCQKLFKTVAERNTHKKRVHDAENCQKYPCDICDQTFRDKPTLTHHKKRHLNQYDFTCDECGEQFVVKSSFEYHILSKHKGVRHACKDCGKIFTTEWYLREHSVKHNDDYEQQYFSCSECEKKFMVKSSLNQHIKRVHCGKGLSICEICGKAVTSKTSLRDHIMIHTGEKPFKCEVCKKPFKTKNLLKIHVRTHTNSKPFVCNICEKAFTQRTSLVVHIRQHTGEKPYPCVVCNRRFYTSSSLKVHSKSHGVPLSDI